DNA from Orbaceae bacterium lpD01:
GATACCGGAAGAAAAGAAACCAATTGTACTTGAAAATCCGACGTTAGAGCAAGATAAGAATTCGGGTAAACTCACCAATCCGCTGCCTGAGCAGGACAAAAACTCAGGGACGCTAGCAGGTCCTGAAGTAGATGTTGGGGATTGGCAGAATAATATTCTTACATCTGAAAATGGAGATCCTGCGTTTAAAAATGGTTATATCTGGAAGCCTGAACAAGATGTAGATTTACGTGGAACAGGAAAAAATTTCCAAGATGCATTAGATGAAGCATTTAATAGAACAGGATATGATAAATCACAATTTAAGCCTGTAAGATGGTCTAAAACAGCAGATGGAAAAAGTATCCCTGTTGAATATTTAGGACCAGGAGGGGCTGAAGTTAATGTTGATATTGAACATTCAGGAACTAATTCCTTGGGAGTTCCTCATATTGGTTATCAAGTAGGAAGAAAAGGAAAAACGACAGGGCATATTTTAGTTGATGATGTTCCTGCTAATAGGTATCCGGGACAGCTAAAGGAGAATTGATAAAGTGGAAGATTTAGATAAACTAATATTTGAAAAAAGAATTATTACAAATTATTTATTTGAAGATGCTCAAAATCTAAATTTAAATATAAAAGAATTGTCACCAGATATCGGTAATATAATTATTCAAAAAGCAATAAAAAAATTTATTGATCCCCAAAAAGGTCCTTTATTATGTTATGGAATTATTTCTCCGTATGTATCAGCTAGTTTTCCTGATGAATGGGGCATTATTGGTGAATTACAGGAAGTTCCTGAAAATTTTTTCGTTTTTTTTGATAGCTATAAAGACAATCATGTCATTGAAATCAATAAAATTAGTGATTTTGGTAAATTAGTAGAAGAGACAATTGTCTTTACTTATTATATAGTTAACAAGGACCTTGATTTTTTAATTGCTTGGGATGCTGCTCATCAAGTTTTAATTGGTACAGGAAAGGCTCAAAACTGGATTAAAAATTTGATAAAACGCAGATCAGATGATGCTGTGCTGTTACAGTAAATTTAATAAAATCTAATGAATTGAAAGACAAATAGCCAAAAAATGTTTCAATACTATAAAATACTAGCTCATTATAAGAAAAATGAATAAAACTTATAATAAATAAGTCTCTTATAAAACCTTTTCATAACAATATATAAATAAGAATCTCAGTCTTGTAATCTGGGATTTTTTATACCTGCAATTAATCTTACTTTTCTATTACCGAAACAATTCTTAATAAAGAAAATCAGCAACAACTGATTAGTGATATTGTGGCGCAGGCGAAAGATATTGCTTATAAATATGACCGGATTCAGGCGCAGTTAGCTACAGGCCTTGCAACCTCACTTGCCAGTGGCGGGAATATGGGTGATACAGGGGCTGCGGTCAGCGCGGGTAAGAATGCGGTGGAGAATAACTTCTTGAGTGATATCGCAAAAGATTTTATGGAGATATCAAAACAAAGTGCGGAAGTAGAATGTGCTAGGAATGGATATTGTCAGGAGCAAGGTATTAGTAACTTTGAGAAAGATGCTTATATTGCCCATGTATCGAATGAAAACTTACAAAAAATAAATGAAACCTTGGAAGCACAAGCTGAGGGTGCTAAAATTATTGTAACTACTTCAGCAGCTTTAGCAACCATGGGAGGCAGCCTTGCTGCAGGGACAGCTCTTAGTGGACAAGGTATCATGATTGGTTTGGGTGTGAATGGAACTTACCAAGTTGCGACGAAACCTATTGAAGAATTTAGTTTTTTAAATTGGGGAATGTCAGGTTTGACTGGTGGACTTTCTAACCAAGGACTTGTTCCTATTATTATTTACAGTACTACATCGGCTGCTTTTGAATCTTCACTGAATGGTGAAAAATTGGGTCCATCTATGGCAGGGGCAACTGTGGGGAGTGTTGGCGGAAATATAGCCAGTAAACCTTTAGGCCCTGTGGGTGGAGCAATGATTGAACAATTAATTAATGATTTAATTAAAAATTCAATGAATACAAACAAGGAAAGAGGAAAAGATGATAAATAAAGTAAGCAATCTTTTCTTTCATCTGAAATTGTTAATATTCAATATTATCAGAGGTATTGTTATTTTTTTTGTAACCGCAGTAGTAGCTATTATTGTTGTTCGGTATATGGGGTATATGATTGATTGGGATCTTTTCTTTAGCTTTGAGTATATCTATAAAGTTATAGTGGGAGGCGGATTAATGGGTATTGCCGCTTGGTGGATAAAAATGTTTGGGTCAGGTAGTAAAAAAGATAAATAGTTTATAGTTAGAAAAAAGATCCCAGCCTAAAAACTGGGATTTTTTACATTTGCGATCTTTATCGCAGAACTGGAATAATTATCTTTCAACTATGCGATCTCTCTCGCAAGTTCAATAATAAGTTGCCCCTTTTTAGTGGTAATGGTCACGGCTTGCCCTGTGGTAAATCCGAGCTCATTCAGCCAGTTGCCTTTAATGTGTAGTGATGGGTGTTTGCTGTAGTGAGTGGTCATGAGGGTAGCTTTTTGCTGATGACGGACACTGACATAACCGATTTTATAGTGACGTTGCGACGTATCTCGCAAGGGTTGTTGTGTTGCTTTGGTTTTATCGTTTTTTACCGTAGAATGTGCGTTGTGGAGAATAACTTTTTGGGGTCTAACGGAAATCTTCTACCAGGTGTTGTTGAGGCTACAAGTGCAACAGAGCAAGTAGTGAAAGAGCTTCAGGCTGAGTGCGGTTCGGATTGTTCGGATGCACAATATCTGAAAGCTATGCAAGATGCTGGCATTATACCAAGAGCTCCGCTTATTCCTGCAGAGTTAGGACGTGAATTATTTGAAATGATACCGATAATAGGTGATTATGCATCAATTAGAAGAGCGATAGAAAATGATGACTATGAATCACTTCTTTTAAGTGTCACGCAGGTAAGCAGAGCCAGGGTCTTAGCCACATTAGGTAAAATGGCGTTATCAATGGGGAAATCATCTGATAGCCTGCCATCTGAGATTAAAACAGCAGTAAAAGATGAAAATAGTGTATCATTAGGGGCTGGAAAGGGGACGAGTACTGTAGATGCACTTCCAAATCCTTATGGAATTACTCAATCCCGAATTAATATGATGAAAGGAAGTCAAGCAAGTGGATCTGGCTGGAATCATGTGGTACATGAACATTACTCAGGTAAGTTAGGGAAGAGTCAATTTACAATTCCTCAAAGTGAGCTTCAGTCAATATTGCAAACTCCACAGGTCGTAAAATCTCCAATTACAGGTACTTTGTCTAGTACTAAAGGGGATCGTTATATTAGAGAGGTTGATATTGGTAGACCAATAGGAACTGATAAATTTAACAATCATCAGCCAACATCAATTATGACTATTCTTACAGATAAGCATGGAAATTTAATTACTGCGACTCCAGGGAGAATTAAATGAGATTAATTGGATCAAGAACTGAATCTATTCGACGAAGCGAGCTATTACACTCAGAAGAACTTATTAATAATAACAAGTTAATAGTTAACCTTTTGAGTGAGATGTATGGGGAAATAAAATCAGTCTATGTTCTCACTCATACACCAGATCAGGCAGAGGATATATATAGATTAATAGTCAATGGTGATTTTATAGTAGGCTTTGAGCTATCCCGAATAGATAATAAAATCAGCGAGATATTTGATATGCCAGTTGTAGATTATTCTAAACAAATAAAGAGTAAATCAGATAAATTAGAGTTAGCTATTGCGATAGATTTAGCTGCTAATAGATAAAAAATGGGATCCCAGCCTGATACTGGGATCTTTTTACCTATATTTAGATCTGTATCGCAAGTTCAATAATCAACTTGTTTTGCTCAACTTTAATGACGACAGGCAGCCCGGCATAAAATCCTATCTGCTCCAGCCAGCGCCCCTTAATGGTCAGCTGCGGTCTGGGGTTGGGTTTTATGCCTTGTGGGATATAACCAATGGTATAAAACCGCTCAGTCAGGGATGTTGTGCTGTCTTTGCATGTCGCTGTTTTTAGCTTAGAATGTACCTTAGCCATAGTTAACTCCGTGATAGTTAGTTGTGGTTAGCAGTGTTAAGGTGTTGTAGCACCTTAATGCTGCGCTATTGTTGTTACTATTTAATGTGTTATTGCTTTATGAGTCATCCTGTTTAACCGCATTACCCAATTAACTGCTTAGCCTGATGCTTCAATATCATGGCGTCTAAAATATCCCTGACCGACTTCTGCTCGTCCGGGTTCATCTGTTTAACCGCCTCAAACTTAAGCTTAAGCTCATCCTACGGCTCGCGTTCACTCTCTTCAAATATCGACCATCCGTGATAAGGCTAATTAGCAGCAGCTGATTAGTGATATTGCCGCGCAGGCCAAAGATATTGCCAATAAGTATGACCGGATTGTGGCACAGAATGTGGTGGATAAAGATCCGAAATTCGACAAAGATAAACTTAAAGCTGATTATGATAGATTGAGTTCTGAGCAAAAAGACAGTAAGGATTTTGATACCTACTATAACGAGATCTATTATCAAGCTGTCACCGATCAGGTCAATAACAGTAAAACTAACATTAGCGGTATTGGCAGCAGCGTAAATAAAGGCATTGATGCGGCCACATCGGT
Protein-coding regions in this window:
- a CDS encoding SymE family type I addiction module toxin, whose product is MAKVHSKLKTATCKDSTTSLTERFYTIGYIPQGIKPNPRPQLTIKGRWLEQIGFYAGLPVVIKVEQNKLIIELAIQI
- a CDS encoding VENN motif pre-toxin domain-containing protein; its protein translation is MAQAKDIAYKYDRIQAQLATGLATSLASGGNMGDTGAAVSAGKNAVENNFLSDIAKDFMEISKQSAEVECARNGYCQEQGISNFEKDAYIAHVSNENLQKINETLEAQAEGAKIIVTTSAALATMGGSLAAGTALSGQGIMIGLGVNGTYQVATKPIEEFSFLNWGMSGLTGGLSNQGLVPIIIYSTTSAAFESSLNGEKLGPSMAGATVGSVGGNIASKPLGPVGGAMIEQLINDLIKNSMNTNKERGKDDK
- a CDS encoding SymE family type I addiction module toxin; this translates as MRDTSQRHYKIGYVSVRHQQKATLMTTHYSKHPSLHIKGNWLNELGFTTGQAVTITTKKGQLIIELAREIA